Proteins encoded together in one Variovorax paradoxus window:
- a CDS encoding DUF4303 domain-containing protein — protein sequence MTWSLFYRFDNEAPTDFHELRQFGSSLWAANGKVKTMGRSMVSEFASPQAAKDALAQRGNEIEAQGYKRMRQGIHDPARIDFPLLTAEIREGARRAFQAIRAAHPDGTIRLFALGSDDGAMTIVHAASNLALGAPGDMDDESEVWCFAEWPYAEGGEFLDIAYRMILPCHRSDLPCDVEFDVLHAGLFEACIAAMEQLDREGFFGTGDAREEVVLLCQSEGTEDMEGSTGRLNTSRVTGRLERWIKLCE from the coding sequence ATGACTTGGTCACTGTTCTACCGGTTTGACAATGAGGCGCCGACGGACTTTCACGAGCTGCGCCAATTCGGCAGTTCGCTGTGGGCCGCGAACGGCAAGGTGAAGACCATGGGACGCTCCATGGTCTCCGAGTTCGCAAGTCCCCAAGCCGCAAAGGATGCCCTTGCGCAGCGCGGCAACGAGATCGAGGCGCAGGGCTACAAGCGGATGCGCCAAGGCATACACGATCCGGCCCGCATCGACTTCCCCTTGCTCACCGCAGAGATTCGCGAAGGTGCTCGCCGTGCCTTCCAAGCGATCCGGGCGGCCCATCCTGACGGGACCATCCGCCTTTTCGCGCTTGGCAGCGATGACGGTGCGATGACCATCGTGCATGCTGCGAGCAATCTCGCTTTGGGCGCCCCGGGCGACATGGACGATGAAAGCGAGGTCTGGTGCTTTGCAGAGTGGCCCTACGCGGAGGGCGGCGAGTTCCTCGATATCGCTTACCGCATGATCCTGCCATGCCATCGCAGCGACTTGCCTTGCGACGTTGAATTCGACGTGCTGCACGCAGGCCTCTTCGAGGCTTGCATTGCCGCGATGGAACAACTTGATCGTGAAGGTTTCTTCGGCACGGGCGACGCGCGTGAAGAGGTTGTGCTGCTATGCCAGAGCGAAGGCACCGAAGATATGGAAGGCTCGACCGGCCGACTCAACACTTCTCGCGTAACGGGCCGGCTCGAACGCTGGATCAAGCTCTGCGAATGA
- a CDS encoding DinB family protein translates to MNDTLHRLFTYKAWANDELLAALSGLGDNSPVTALAVKALSHTYVVDRIFAAHLRRATHAYPSANLSEMPRLEALAADLKQSDKEYIDYVSTLDLPELAETIDFAFTDGAPGRMSREEMLMHVVTHGTGHRGQVSAVMLLNSIPSARDGFATYLHEAEAATRRRSTR, encoded by the coding sequence ATGAACGATACATTGCATCGCCTCTTCACCTACAAGGCTTGGGCCAACGACGAGCTATTGGCGGCGCTCTCTGGCCTTGGCGACAACTCACCGGTCACTGCCTTGGCCGTCAAGGCGTTAAGCCACACGTATGTGGTCGACCGCATCTTTGCCGCGCACCTCAGGCGGGCAACTCACGCGTACCCCTCGGCGAACTTGAGCGAGATGCCAAGGCTCGAGGCCCTGGCCGCGGATCTCAAGCAAAGCGACAAGGAATACATCGACTATGTATCGACGCTTGATCTTCCGGAACTGGCGGAAACAATCGATTTCGCGTTCACTGACGGTGCGCCGGGGCGCATGTCTCGCGAGGAAATGCTCATGCACGTCGTCACGCATGGAACGGGACATCGCGGGCAGGTCAGCGCAGTGATGCTGCTCAATTCAATTCCCTCGGCCAGGGATGGCTTCGCAACCTATCTGCATGAGGCGGAAGCCGCGACGAGAAGGCGGTCTACTCGATGA
- a CDS encoding GlcG/HbpS family heme-binding protein has translation MTSVSHIIPYGPPLSLDVARKIASAAESEAKANGWPMVIAVMDSGSNLVVLHKMDQAQTGSVTIAQAKAESAVRFKRPTKVFEEALTTGGINLRLLATDGACPLEGGLPLMVGGQLVGAIGVSGMQSTQDAQVAAVGAKAMADAG, from the coding sequence ATGACCTCGGTTTCACACATCATTCCATACGGCCCTCCCCTGTCGCTCGACGTTGCGCGGAAGATTGCCTCCGCCGCAGAGTCCGAAGCGAAGGCGAACGGCTGGCCCATGGTTATTGCCGTCATGGACAGCGGTTCCAACCTGGTCGTCTTGCACAAGATGGATCAAGCCCAGACTGGAAGCGTCACGATTGCGCAGGCAAAGGCGGAGAGCGCCGTGCGGTTCAAGCGCCCGACCAAGGTGTTTGAGGAAGCGCTGACGACAGGTGGCATCAATCTGAGACTACTGGCGACGGACGGTGCATGTCCGCTCGAGGGAGGACTCCCGCTGATGGTGGGGGGCCAGTTGGTTGGAGCGATCGGTGTTTCTGGCATGCAATCGACACAGGACGCGCAGGTCGCCGCCGTCGGCGCCAAGGCGATGGCAGACGCTGGTTGA
- a CDS encoding LysR family transcriptional regulator has protein sequence MPIPDFFASAVHKLPDQHIPSAQASSALDDVRFFLAVAREGSLSSAARTLKVEHSTVARRVGALEASLGVRLFDRLQRSWTLTSEGEALVAPAERLELEALAFTRAAISATSMHGTVRISAPPVFVSQFLVPRLAGIADRWKGIDLDLVGEVRTANLHRREADLSLRFMRPDEPGLAARKLGELSFRLYGTPTWLSRAESEWSFVGYADALNEVPHQQLLARIAGERPFVLRSNDLAAVHQACRAGMGLAMLPSFLARTDDALIEVPGADRHMLREIWCVVHPDVRRSPRVRLMVDLIGELIRRSSAVLV, from the coding sequence ATGCCTATTCCAGATTTCTTCGCATCTGCTGTGCACAAATTACCCGATCAACATATTCCCTCAGCGCAGGCCTCGTCTGCATTGGACGACGTGCGCTTCTTCCTGGCGGTGGCTCGCGAAGGGAGCTTGTCCAGCGCTGCGCGAACACTGAAGGTCGAGCACTCCACCGTCGCGCGGCGTGTCGGCGCGCTGGAGGCGAGCCTCGGCGTGCGCTTGTTCGACCGGCTTCAGAGGAGCTGGACATTGACGAGCGAAGGAGAGGCGCTAGTCGCGCCGGCGGAGCGTCTCGAGCTCGAAGCTTTGGCATTCACCCGTGCAGCCATATCGGCCACGAGCATGCACGGAACAGTCCGCATATCCGCGCCGCCAGTGTTTGTGAGCCAGTTCCTTGTACCTCGCCTCGCCGGCATCGCTGACCGATGGAAGGGCATCGACCTGGATCTCGTCGGGGAGGTTCGAACGGCCAACCTACATCGCCGCGAAGCGGATCTATCGCTTCGCTTCATGCGACCGGACGAGCCTGGATTGGCCGCACGCAAGCTGGGCGAACTGAGCTTTCGCCTTTACGGGACACCGACCTGGCTCTCACGGGCCGAGTCGGAATGGAGCTTCGTCGGCTATGCCGATGCGTTAAACGAAGTGCCTCACCAGCAGTTGCTCGCGCGCATCGCCGGTGAGCGACCTTTCGTCCTGCGCAGCAACGATCTCGCAGCGGTGCACCAGGCCTGCCGAGCCGGGATGGGACTCGCTATGCTTCCTTCGTTTCTGGCACGCACAGACGACGCTCTGATCGAAGTTCCAGGCGCAGACCGACACATGCTGCGAGAAATATGGTGCGTCGTGCACCCCGACGTTCGTCGCTCGCCTCGTGTCAGATTGATGGTGGATCTGATTGGCGAACTGATTCGGCGAAGTTCTGCGGTTCTGGTTTGA
- a CDS encoding TetR/AcrR family transcriptional regulator: MAKKPITRPRKIAIQERSRATVDTLVEATARILVKDGFDKASTNRIAEVAGVSIGSLYQYFPSKEALVAAVIERHQQQLMQKVRRELAEVSNEPLEEAVHRFVSVAVEAHRIDPQLHRVLAEQIPRVGKLEKIHSFSRENFSLFSAYLEGTRDQLGVDDLELASFVCVTAIEALTHNAVLHHSKELTVDRMQALIDEGARLVTGYLRGTPRF; this comes from the coding sequence GTGGCAAAAAAACCGATCACCAGGCCCAGGAAAATCGCGATCCAGGAGAGGTCGCGCGCGACTGTCGATACCCTCGTCGAGGCAACTGCTCGCATTCTGGTGAAGGATGGCTTCGACAAGGCGAGCACAAACCGCATTGCCGAAGTTGCGGGCGTGAGCATCGGCTCGCTCTATCAATACTTTCCCAGCAAGGAGGCACTTGTCGCCGCGGTGATAGAGCGCCACCAGCAGCAGCTCATGCAAAAGGTCCGCCGCGAGCTGGCGGAGGTCTCGAACGAGCCGCTTGAAGAAGCCGTGCACAGGTTCGTCTCAGTCGCGGTGGAGGCGCATCGAATCGATCCGCAACTGCATAGAGTGCTTGCAGAGCAGATTCCGCGCGTTGGAAAGCTCGAAAAGATCCATTCCTTCAGCCGAGAGAACTTCAGTCTTTTCAGCGCTTACCTGGAAGGCACTCGAGACCAACTCGGCGTCGACGATCTCGAACTCGCATCATTCGTATGCGTGACCGCCATCGAGGCATTGACGCACAACGCGGTGCTGCACCACTCCAAAGAGCTGACCGTAGACCGGATGCAAGCGCTCATCGACGAAGGGGCCCGGCTGGTGACCGGATATCTGAGGGGCACCCCACGTTTTTGA